A genome region from Acidimicrobiales bacterium includes the following:
- a CDS encoding VOC family protein, with product MGSVKPIPDGYPAVSPYLPIDGADAAIEFYANVFGAKERMRMPAPGGKIGHAELQLGDSVIMLSDAFPEMGHRTAKELGGSPVSIAVYVDDVDAVFERAVAAGATVFRPVEDQFYGDRAGAFDDPWGHRWSVATHVEDVAPDEMARRAAQMMAGGGS from the coding sequence ATGGGCAGTGTGAAGCCGATCCCCGACGGGTACCCGGCCGTCTCCCCGTACCTTCCGATCGACGGGGCGGACGCCGCCATCGAGTTCTATGCGAACGTCTTCGGTGCCAAGGAGCGGATGCGGATGCCGGCGCCCGGGGGCAAGATCGGCCACGCCGAGCTCCAGCTGGGCGACTCGGTGATCATGCTCTCCGACGCCTTCCCGGAGATGGGGCACCGCACGGCCAAGGAGCTCGGCGGCTCCCCGGTGAGCATCGCCGTGTACGTGGACGACGTCGACGCCGTGTTCGAGCGCGCCGTGGCCGCCGGCGCCACGGTGTTCCGTCCCGTGGAGGACCAGTTCTACGGCGACCGGGCCGGTGCGTTCGACGATCCGTGGGGCCATCGCTGGAGCGTCGCCACCCACGTCGAGGACGTGGCGCCCGACGAGATGGCCCGTCGCGCCGCGCAGATGATGGCGGGCGGCGGGAGCTGA
- a CDS encoding metalloregulator ArsR/SmtB family transcription factor: MVDVDVQAVLRALADPKRFRLLGALRERERCVRDLVDGESLPQPLVSHHLGVLVRSGLVRSRRADGFTLYAVDPDGFAAARSALGDLLDPEALTPVALPGGNSSCCAG, translated from the coding sequence GTGGTCGACGTCGACGTGCAGGCCGTGCTGCGGGCCCTGGCCGACCCCAAGCGGTTCCGGCTCCTCGGGGCGCTGCGGGAGCGGGAGCGGTGCGTGCGGGACCTGGTCGACGGCGAGTCGCTGCCCCAGCCCCTGGTGAGCCACCACCTCGGCGTGCTGGTGCGCTCGGGGCTGGTGCGCAGCCGGCGGGCCGACGGGTTCACGCTGTACGCCGTCGACCCGGACGGGTTCGCCGCCGCCCGCTCCGCCCTCGGCGACCTCCTCGACCCCGAGGCGCTCACCCCCGTCGCCCTGCCGGGCGGCAACTCCAGCTGCTGCGCCGGCTGA
- the guaA gene encoding glutamine-hydrolyzing GMP synthase — protein MSGTAPSGPGAAVHFAIARHPLARDRATGPSFDTVLVVDFGAQYAQLIARRVREAHVYSEIVPHTMPAAEMMARRPAAVIFSGGPKSVHVEGAPSVDPTLYDTGVPVLGICYGAQLLAQQLGGEVGRTGRGEYGRTAMTVVDGSALFADLPLEQDVWMSHFDSIAVPPAGFRVVATTPDAVAAIEDPDRRLFGVQFHPEVVHTTRGQEVLKHFLYEVAGCRPSWTMTSVIEQQVSDIRAQVGDEKVICGLSGGVDSAVAAAIVHKAVGDNLTCVFVDTGLMRAGEAEQVEDTFRRQFGVDLVHVKAADRFVEALNDVIDPERKRKIIGETFIRVFEEVAKDLQDARFLVQGTLYPDIIESGTKDAARIKSHHNVGGLPDDMNFELVEPLRNLFKDEVRAVGEELGLPEEIVWRQPFPGPGLAVRIVGTVTPERLEILRAADAIVLQEMRRAGLERQVWQSFAVLLAVRTVGVMGDERTYAHPVVIRAVTSDDAMTADWARIPYDVLERMSSRIINEVPGVNRVAFDITSKPPGTIEWE, from the coding sequence ATGAGCGGTACGGCGCCGAGCGGGCCTGGGGCCGCCGTTCACTTCGCGATCGCGCGCCACCCCCTGGCGCGCGATCGCGCAACGGGCCCGAGCTTCGACACCGTCCTGGTCGTCGACTTCGGCGCGCAGTACGCCCAGCTGATCGCCCGGCGGGTGCGCGAGGCGCACGTCTACTCCGAGATCGTCCCCCACACCATGCCGGCGGCCGAGATGATGGCCCGCCGGCCGGCGGCGGTGATCTTCAGCGGCGGCCCGAAGTCGGTGCACGTCGAGGGCGCGCCGTCGGTCGACCCCACCCTGTACGACACCGGCGTGCCCGTGCTCGGCATCTGCTACGGCGCCCAGCTCCTGGCCCAGCAGCTCGGGGGCGAGGTGGGCCGCACCGGCAGGGGCGAGTACGGGCGGACGGCCATGACGGTGGTGGACGGCTCCGCCCTCTTCGCCGACCTGCCGCTCGAGCAGGACGTGTGGATGAGCCACTTCGACTCCATCGCCGTGCCGCCCGCCGGCTTCCGCGTCGTGGCCACCACGCCCGACGCGGTGGCCGCCATCGAGGACCCCGACCGGCGCCTGTTCGGCGTGCAGTTCCACCCCGAGGTGGTGCACACCACCCGCGGCCAGGAGGTGCTCAAGCACTTCCTGTACGAGGTCGCCGGCTGCCGCCCGTCGTGGACGATGACCTCGGTCATCGAGCAGCAGGTGTCCGACATCCGGGCCCAGGTGGGCGACGAGAAGGTCATCTGCGGGCTGTCCGGGGGCGTCGACTCGGCGGTGGCGGCGGCCATCGTGCACAAGGCGGTGGGCGACAACCTCACCTGCGTGTTCGTCGACACGGGCCTGATGCGGGCGGGCGAGGCCGAGCAGGTGGAGGACACCTTCCGGCGCCAGTTCGGGGTGGACCTGGTCCACGTGAAGGCGGCCGACCGGTTCGTCGAGGCGCTGAACGACGTCATCGACCCCGAGCGCAAGCGGAAGATCATCGGGGAGACCTTCATCCGGGTGTTCGAGGAGGTGGCCAAGGACCTCCAGGACGCCCGCTTCCTCGTCCAGGGGACGCTCTACCCCGACATCATCGAGTCGGGCACCAAGGACGCCGCCCGCATCAAGAGCCACCACAACGTGGGCGGCCTCCCCGACGACATGAACTTCGAGCTGGTGGAGCCCCTCCGCAACCTGTTCAAGGACGAGGTGCGGGCGGTGGGCGAGGAGCTCGGCCTCCCCGAGGAGATCGTGTGGCGCCAGCCCTTCCCGGGGCCGGGCCTGGCCGTGCGCATCGTGGGCACCGTCACCCCCGAGCGCCTGGAGATCCTGCGGGCGGCCGACGCCATCGTGCTCCAGGAGATGCGGCGGGCCGGTCTGGAGCGCCAGGTGTGGCAGAGCTTCGCCGTCCTCCTGGCCGTGCGGACGGTGGGCGTGATGGGCGACGAGCGCACCTACGCCCATCCCGTCGTCATCCGGGCCGTCACCTCGGACGACGCCATGACGGCCGACTGGGCCCGCATCCCCTACGACGTGCTCGAGCGCATGTCGAGCCGCATCATCAACGAGGTCCCGGGCGTGAACCGGGTGGCGTTCGACATCACGTCGAAGCCGCCCGGCACCATCGAGTGGGAGTAG
- a CDS encoding GuaB3 family IMP dehydrogenase-related protein, with amino-acid sequence MAEVEIGIGKSGRRAYGFDDIAIVPSRRTRDPEDVDIAWEIDAFRFELPLMASAMDGVVSPATAIEVGRLGGVGVLNLEGLWTRYEDPEPLFEEIARLDDAKATARMQQIYSEPVKLELITRRIKDIRETGVVACASVTPQRAQQYAKAVLDAELDLLVIQGTVVSAEHVSKTVEPLNLKQFIRQLEVPVIVGGCASYHAALHLMRTGAVGVLVGVGPGNACTTRGVLGLGVPQATAIADAAGARMRHLDETGVYVQVIADGGISRGGDIAKAIACGADAVMMGSPLAAAHEAPGRGFHWGMATFHPTLPRGTRVRTKARGSLKEILVGPAHENDGRLNLFGALRTSMATCGYQSVKEFQKAEVMVAPALQTEGKDLQRSQHVGMGQ; translated from the coding sequence GTGGCTGAGGTCGAGATCGGCATCGGCAAGTCGGGGCGCAGGGCGTACGGGTTCGACGACATCGCCATCGTCCCCAGCCGCCGGACCCGGGACCCCGAGGACGTGGACATCGCCTGGGAGATCGACGCCTTCCGCTTCGAGCTGCCCCTGATGGCGTCGGCCATGGACGGGGTGGTCAGCCCGGCCACCGCCATCGAGGTGGGGCGGCTGGGGGGCGTCGGCGTGCTGAACCTGGAGGGCCTGTGGACCCGCTACGAGGACCCCGAGCCGCTCTTCGAGGAGATCGCCCGTCTCGACGACGCCAAGGCCACCGCCCGCATGCAGCAGATCTACTCCGAGCCGGTGAAGCTGGAGCTGATCACCCGGCGCATCAAGGACATCCGGGAGACCGGCGTGGTGGCCTGCGCCTCGGTCACGCCGCAGCGGGCCCAGCAGTACGCCAAGGCCGTCCTCGACGCCGAGCTCGACCTCCTGGTCATCCAGGGCACGGTGGTGTCGGCCGAGCACGTCTCCAAGACGGTCGAGCCGCTCAACCTCAAGCAGTTCATCCGCCAGCTGGAGGTCCCCGTGATCGTCGGCGGGTGCGCCTCGTACCACGCCGCCCTCCACCTCATGCGCACGGGAGCCGTCGGCGTGCTGGTCGGCGTCGGCCCCGGCAACGCCTGCACCACCCGGGGCGTCCTCGGGCTGGGCGTCCCCCAGGCGACGGCCATCGCCGACGCCGCGGGGGCCCGCATGCGCCACCTCGACGAGACGGGCGTGTACGTCCAGGTCATCGCCGACGGGGGCATCAGCCGGGGCGGCGACATCGCCAAGGCCATCGCCTGCGGGGCCGACGCCGTGATGATGGGCTCGCCGCTGGCCGCCGCCCACGAGGCGCCCGGCCGGGGCTTCCACTGGGGCATGGCGACGTTCCACCCCACGCTGCCCCGGGGCACCCGGGTGCGCACCAAGGCCCGCGGGAGCCTCAAGGAGATCCTGGTCGGCCCCGCCCACGAGAACGACGGCCGGCTCAACCTGTTCGGCGCCCTGCGCACCTCGATGGCGACATGCGGGTACCAGTCGGTGAAGGAGTTCCAGAAGGCCGAGGTCATGGTGGCGCCCGCGCTGCAGACCGAGGGCAAGGACCTCCAGCGCTCGCAGCACGTCGGCATGGGGCAGTAG
- a CDS encoding GAF domain-containing protein: protein MASVPDGDGLRLVVEEVRSSVPGCGAAVVSVVRGDDPVTVVGTSLLGCQLEQAQWTAQRGPAVDAFRQLQVFNVSCLSTARSWPEFTHVALGRGVRSTLAVPVTARGRALGVLNLYSSERDAFAGRESVAVRYASQAAALLAGVEWTPAVSGPSPAGPPAGGPDVVPAIS, encoded by the coding sequence GTGGCGAGCGTTCCCGACGGCGACGGCCTGCGCCTCGTCGTCGAGGAGGTCCGCTCGTCGGTGCCGGGGTGCGGGGCGGCCGTGGTGAGCGTCGTCCGGGGCGACGACCCGGTCACCGTCGTGGGGACCAGCCTGCTCGGGTGCCAGCTGGAGCAGGCGCAGTGGACGGCGCAGCGGGGCCCGGCCGTCGACGCCTTCCGCCAGCTGCAGGTGTTCAACGTCTCCTGCCTGTCGACCGCCCGGTCGTGGCCCGAGTTCACCCACGTCGCCCTCGGTCGTGGCGTCCGCAGCACGCTCGCCGTGCCGGTCACCGCCCGCGGGCGGGCGCTCGGCGTGCTCAATCTCTACTCGAGCGAGCGCGACGCGTTCGCCGGCCGGGAGTCGGTGGCCGTACGCTACGCGTCGCAGGCGGCGGCCCTCCTGGCCGGCGTGGAGTGGACGCCGGCCGTCTCCGGGCCCTCACCCGCCGGGCCGCCGGCGGGCGGCCCCGACGTGGTGCCCGCCATCTCCTGA
- the groL gene encoding chaperonin GroEL (60 kDa chaperone family; promotes refolding of misfolded polypeptides especially under stressful conditions; forms two stacked rings of heptamers to form a barrel-shaped 14mer; ends can be capped by GroES; misfolded proteins enter the barrel where they are refolded when GroES binds): MPKQIRFDQQARRSLESGVNRLANAVKVTLGPRGRNVVLEKKFGVPTITNDGVTIAREIKLDDTFEDMGAQLVKEVATKTNDIAGDGTTTATVLAQALIHEGLRNVAAGANPMSLKRGIEKATAVAVEAIRAQAKDVDDRSEIAQVASISAADPSIGEVLADAIDRVGKDGSVTIEESNLFGMEVEFTEGMQFDKGYLSPHLVTDQERQEAVLDNPLILFANQKVSAVHELVPLLERVMQASRPLLIIAEDVEGEALATLVVNKIRGTFNSTAVKAPAFGDRRKQMLQDAAILCGGQIVSSELGVKLENVTLEMLGSARRAIVTKDHCTIVDGGGDPDAIKERAHAIRREIDEATSDWDREKLTERLAKLAGGVAIVKVGAATEVELKEKKHRIEDALSATRAAIEEGIVPGGGVALVRARPAVDELIATLTGDEATGARAVRRALEEPLKWIAYNAGLEGPMMVQQTERESGSIGLNAATGQFEDLFKAGIIDPAKVTRSALQNASSIAAMLLTTECLVADKPEHEPEVNVAGARAYQREYASGNAFSGLPTAGLM, translated from the coding sequence GTGCCGAAGCAGATCAGGTTCGACCAGCAGGCCCGCCGGAGCCTCGAGAGCGGGGTGAACCGCCTGGCCAACGCCGTGAAGGTCACCCTGGGGCCGCGCGGGCGCAACGTGGTGCTCGAGAAGAAGTTCGGCGTCCCCACCATCACCAACGACGGCGTCACCATCGCCCGCGAGATCAAGCTGGACGACACCTTCGAGGACATGGGCGCCCAGCTGGTGAAGGAGGTCGCCACCAAGACCAACGACATCGCCGGAGACGGAACCACCACGGCCACCGTCCTGGCCCAGGCGCTCATCCACGAGGGCCTGCGCAACGTGGCCGCCGGCGCCAACCCCATGTCGCTCAAGCGGGGCATCGAGAAGGCGACCGCCGTCGCCGTCGAGGCCATCCGGGCCCAGGCCAAGGACGTGGACGACCGGAGCGAGATCGCCCAGGTCGCCTCCATCTCGGCTGCCGACCCGAGCATCGGAGAGGTCCTGGCCGACGCCATCGACCGCGTGGGCAAGGACGGCTCGGTCACCATCGAGGAGTCCAACCTCTTCGGCATGGAGGTCGAGTTCACCGAGGGCATGCAGTTCGACAAGGGCTACCTCTCGCCTCACCTGGTCACCGACCAGGAGCGGCAGGAGGCGGTGCTCGACAACCCGCTGATCCTCTTCGCCAACCAGAAGGTCTCGGCCGTCCACGAGCTGGTGCCGCTGCTCGAGCGGGTCATGCAGGCGAGCCGGCCCCTGCTGATCATCGCCGAGGACGTCGAGGGCGAGGCCCTGGCCACCCTGGTGGTCAACAAGATCCGGGGCACGTTCAACTCGACGGCCGTGAAGGCCCCCGCCTTCGGCGACCGCCGCAAGCAGATGCTCCAGGACGCCGCCATCCTGTGCGGCGGGCAGATCGTCTCGTCCGAGCTGGGCGTGAAGCTGGAGAACGTCACGCTCGAGATGCTCGGCTCGGCACGACGGGCGATCGTCACCAAGGACCACTGCACGATCGTGGACGGCGGCGGCGACCCCGACGCCATCAAGGAGCGGGCCCACGCCATCCGCAGGGAGATCGACGAGGCCACCTCCGACTGGGACCGCGAGAAGCTGACCGAGCGGCTGGCCAAGCTGGCCGGCGGCGTCGCGATCGTGAAGGTCGGCGCCGCCACCGAGGTGGAGCTCAAGGAGAAGAAGCACCGCATCGAGGACGCCCTCTCCGCCACCCGGGCCGCCATCGAGGAGGGCATCGTCCCCGGCGGGGGGGTCGCCCTGGTCCGGGCCCGCCCCGCCGTCGACGAGCTCATCGCCACCCTCACCGGTGACGAGGCCACCGGGGCCAGGGCCGTCCGCCGGGCGCTCGAGGAGCCCCTCAAGTGGATCGCCTACAACGCCGGCCTGGAGGGCCCGATGATGGTCCAGCAGACCGAGCGGGAGAGCGGGAGCATCGGCCTCAACGCGGCGACCGGGCAGTTCGAGGACCTGTTCAAGGCCGGGATCATCGACCCCGCCAAGGTCACCCGCTCGGCCCTCCAGAACGCCTCCTCCATCGCGGCCATGCTCCTCACCACCGAGTGCCTCGTGGCGGACAAGCCCGAGCACGAGCCCGAGGTCAACGTCGCCGGCGCGCGCGCCTACCAGCGTGAGTACGCGTCGGGGAACGCCTTCTCGGGGCTGCCGACCGCGGGGCTGATGTAG
- the groES gene encoding co-chaperone GroES, translating into MNLQPLDDRIVVRPSESEEKTASGLVIPDTAKEKPQQGEVLAVGPGRRADTTGEVIPLDLKVGDKVVYSKYGGTEITIDGEDLLILTGRDVLAKVTK; encoded by the coding sequence ATGAACCTGCAACCGCTCGATGACCGCATCGTGGTCCGTCCCAGCGAGTCGGAGGAGAAGACCGCATCGGGCCTCGTCATCCCCGACACGGCCAAGGAGAAGCCCCAGCAGGGCGAGGTGCTCGCCGTCGGCCCCGGCCGCCGGGCCGACACCACCGGAGAGGTCATCCCGCTGGACCTGAAGGTCGGCGACAAGGTCGTGTACTCCAAGTACGGCGGCACCGAGATCACCATCGACGGCGAGGACCTGCTGATCCTCACCGGCCGCGACGTGCTCGCCAAGGTGACCAAGTAG
- the tsaD gene encoding tRNA (adenosine(37)-N6)-threonylcarbamoyltransferase complex transferase subunit TsaD yields the protein MTDTATPTATPPPLKVLGIETSCDETAAAVVVDGHQVLSSVVSSQVDLHAAFGGVVPELASRAHVELLTPVVAEALVEAGIDGDGVGAVAATVGPGLVGSLLVGLSAAKALALVWGVPFVGVNHLEAHIYAAFLEEPDLQPPLVVLIVSGGHTLLVSMEGHGRYRLLGSTIDDAAGEAYDKVARFLGLGYPGGPAIDRLAMQGDPKAIEFPRGLLREGYDFSFSGIKTSVVNYVRKHPDVPVADVAASFQEAVVDVLVTKAQRAAAEVGATGIVLGGGVAANTRLRERVLDACIADGLRGFLPSRDLCTDNAAMVAAAGYFRLLSDGPTPLNVGADPNLGLPVVVGS from the coding sequence ATGACCGACACCGCGACTCCGACCGCCACACCTCCCCCGCTCAAGGTCCTGGGGATCGAGACGTCGTGCGACGAGACGGCGGCCGCCGTGGTGGTCGACGGGCACCAGGTGCTGTCGTCGGTCGTCAGCAGCCAGGTCGACCTGCACGCCGCCTTCGGCGGGGTGGTGCCGGAGCTGGCCAGCCGCGCCCACGTCGAGCTGCTCACGCCGGTGGTGGCCGAGGCCCTGGTGGAGGCGGGCATCGACGGCGACGGGGTGGGGGCGGTGGCCGCCACCGTCGGGCCGGGCCTGGTCGGGTCCCTCCTCGTCGGCCTCAGCGCGGCGAAGGCGCTGGCCCTGGTGTGGGGCGTGCCCTTCGTCGGCGTCAACCACCTGGAGGCGCACATCTACGCCGCCTTCCTGGAGGAGCCGGACCTCCAGCCGCCCCTGGTCGTCCTCATCGTCTCCGGCGGGCACACCCTGCTCGTCTCGATGGAGGGCCACGGCCGCTACCGGCTGCTCGGTTCCACCATCGACGACGCCGCCGGCGAGGCGTACGACAAGGTCGCCCGCTTCCTGGGCCTGGGGTACCCGGGTGGCCCGGCCATCGACCGCCTGGCCATGCAAGGCGACCCCAAGGCGATCGAGTTCCCCCGTGGCCTGCTGCGCGAGGGCTACGACTTCTCGTTCAGCGGCATCAAGACGTCGGTCGTCAACTACGTCCGCAAGCACCCCGACGTGCCGGTGGCCGACGTGGCGGCGTCGTTCCAGGAGGCGGTGGTGGACGTCCTGGTCACCAAGGCCCAGCGGGCGGCGGCCGAGGTCGGCGCCACCGGCATCGTCCTGGGCGGCGGCGTGGCGGCGAACACCCGCCTGCGCGAGCGGGTTCTCGACGCGTGCATCGCCGACGGCCTGCGCGGCTTCCTTCCCAGCCGCGACCTGTGCACCGACAACGCGGCCATGGTCGCCGCCGCCGGGTACTTCCGGCTCCTGTCGGACGGGCCCACGCCCCTCAATGTGGGCGCCGACCCGAACCTCGGGCTGCCCGTCGTGGTCGGGTCGTAG
- the rimI gene encoding ribosomal protein S18-alanine N-acetyltransferase, whose product MAARVPEPVGPPDVVLTPMRRRHLRGVLRIEAQVYPRPWSLRLFMSELALRSTRAYSVALVDGMVAGYSGLMLSGEDGHVTTLAVDPRWQRHGIGSRLLLRMARTALERGARHLTLEVRVTNDGAQSLYRRFGFAPAGVRKNYYVETNEDALVMWANDIDGVDYRRRLSGIEARLDAAGGAATEIDPEQEAR is encoded by the coding sequence GTGGCGGCCCGGGTCCCCGAGCCCGTGGGGCCGCCGGACGTCGTCCTCACGCCCATGCGCCGGCGCCACCTGCGGGGCGTGCTGAGGATCGAGGCGCAGGTCTATCCGCGGCCGTGGTCGTTGCGTCTGTTCATGAGCGAGCTGGCCCTGCGCAGCACCCGCGCCTACTCCGTCGCCCTGGTCGACGGCATGGTCGCCGGGTACTCGGGGCTCATGCTGAGCGGCGAGGACGGCCACGTCACCACCCTCGCCGTGGACCCGCGGTGGCAACGCCACGGGATCGGCTCGCGGCTCCTGCTCCGGATGGCCCGCACGGCCCTGGAACGGGGCGCCCGCCACCTGACCCTCGAGGTACGCGTCACCAACGACGGGGCGCAGTCGTTGTACCGCCGGTTCGGCTTCGCCCCCGCCGGCGTGCGCAAGAACTACTACGTGGAGACGAACGAGGACGCCCTCGTGATGTGGGCCAACGACATCGACGGCGTGGACTACCGTCGCCGGCTGTCCGGCATCGAGGCCCGGCTGGACGCGGCCGGCGGCGCCGCCACCGAGATCGACCCCGAACAGGAAGCCCGATGA
- the tsaB gene encoding tRNA (adenosine(37)-N6)-threonylcarbamoyltransferase complex dimerization subunit type 1 TsaB gives MVGVIILGIETATMQVGCALGGVEGALASFTAARGRRHAETLVPAVQFVCEQARVQLGEVSVVAVDVGPGLFTGLRVGVATAKALAHALRVPMLGLSSLDLLAFALHHTEGLIATVVDARRGEVFAALYRPVPGGVQRVANPRVCAPAELASELMAMGEDCLLVGDGAVRYGRAFDDARHLSIADGAFAYPSPAALVQLAHAKALREEFVQPSELEPMYLRKADAEINWERRQSA, from the coding sequence GTGGTCGGCGTGATCATCCTCGGCATCGAGACGGCCACCATGCAGGTGGGATGCGCCCTCGGCGGCGTGGAGGGCGCCCTCGCGTCGTTCACGGCGGCACGGGGCCGCCGGCACGCCGAGACGCTGGTCCCGGCGGTCCAGTTCGTCTGCGAGCAGGCGCGGGTCCAGCTCGGTGAGGTCAGCGTCGTGGCCGTCGACGTGGGCCCCGGGCTGTTCACCGGCCTGCGGGTCGGCGTGGCGACGGCCAAGGCGCTGGCCCACGCCCTGCGGGTGCCGATGCTCGGCCTGTCCAGCCTCGACCTGCTCGCCTTCGCCCTCCATCACACCGAGGGCCTGATCGCCACGGTGGTCGACGCCCGCCGCGGCGAGGTGTTCGCCGCCCTGTACCGGCCCGTCCCCGGCGGCGTCCAACGGGTGGCGAACCCGCGGGTGTGCGCGCCGGCCGAGCTGGCCTCGGAGCTGATGGCGATGGGGGAGGACTGCCTGCTGGTGGGCGACGGTGCCGTCCGCTACGGCCGCGCCTTCGACGACGCCCGCCACCTCTCCATCGCCGACGGCGCGTTCGCCTACCCCTCGCCGGCCGCCCTGGTGCAGCTCGCCCACGCCAAGGCCCTGCGCGAGGAGTTCGTGCAGCCGTCGGAGCTGGAGCCGATGTACCTCCGGAAGGCCGACGCCGAGATCAACTGGGAACGCCGCCAGAGTGCCTGA
- the tsaE gene encoding tRNA (adenosine(37)-N6)-threonylcarbamoyltransferase complex ATPase subunit type 1 TsaE, with the protein MISVLTKSAEDTRELGAALSTVARAGDVVLLSGDLGAGKTTLVQGFARGLGVTEPVVSPTFILVRTYHGRLTLVHADAYRMDNLREVTDLDLPELLDDGGVALVEWGDVIAPVLPADYLEIRLEFGEGDDDRHISARVVGPAWAPRAGALRGALDRWSA; encoded by the coding sequence GTGATCAGCGTCCTCACCAAGTCGGCGGAGGACACCCGGGAGCTGGGCGCCGCCCTGTCCACCGTGGCCCGGGCGGGCGACGTCGTCCTCCTGTCCGGGGACCTGGGGGCGGGCAAGACGACCCTGGTGCAGGGCTTCGCCCGCGGCCTCGGCGTCACCGAGCCGGTGGTGAGCCCCACGTTCATCCTGGTGCGCACCTACCACGGCCGGCTCACCCTGGTGCACGCCGACGCCTACCGGATGGACAACCTCCGGGAGGTCACCGACCTGGACCTGCCCGAGCTGCTGGACGACGGGGGCGTGGCCCTCGTGGAGTGGGGGGACGTCATCGCGCCCGTGCTGCCGGCCGACTACCTGGAGATCCGCCTCGAGTTCGGCGAGGGGGACGACGACCGCCACATCTCGGCGCGTGTCGTCGGCCCCGCGTGGGCGCCGCGGGCAGGCGCCCTGCGGGGCGCCCTGGACCGGTGGTCGGCGTGA
- a CDS encoding uracil-DNA glycosylase, which translates to MLALAELEREALSCTRCPLAGGRTTVVFGVGDPSADLMFVGEGPGHEEDLKGEPFVGRSGQLLDRLLREELGVGRDSVYIANVVKCRPPGNRDPLPEEVASCRPYLERQIELIAPRVIVTLGNFAARLLLGASAGIKALRGRAYRYRDAVVVPTYHPSFVLRSGSAGEAMAGIRADLVRAKEHLAVPV; encoded by the coding sequence GTGCTCGCCCTGGCGGAGCTGGAACGCGAGGCCCTGTCCTGCACCCGGTGCCCGCTGGCCGGCGGGCGGACCACCGTGGTGTTCGGCGTGGGCGACCCCTCGGCGGACCTGATGTTCGTGGGCGAGGGCCCGGGGCACGAGGAGGACCTCAAGGGCGAGCCCTTCGTGGGCCGGTCGGGGCAGCTGCTGGACCGCCTCCTGCGGGAGGAGCTGGGCGTCGGCCGGGACAGCGTCTACATCGCCAACGTGGTGAAGTGCCGCCCGCCCGGGAACCGCGACCCCCTCCCCGAGGAGGTGGCGTCGTGCCGTCCGTACCTCGAGCGCCAGATCGAGCTGATCGCCCCCCGGGTGATCGTGACCCTCGGGAACTTCGCCGCTCGACTGCTTCTCGGCGCCTCGGCCGGCATCAAGGCCCTGCGGGGCCGCGCCTACCGGTACCGGGACGCCGTCGTCGTGCCCACCTACCACCCGTCGTTCGTCCTGCGCAGCGGATCGGCGGGCGAGGCCATGGCAGGCATCCGGGCCGACCTGGTGCGGGCCAAGGAGCACCTGGCGGTGCCGGTGTGA